Proteins from a single region of Impatiens glandulifera unplaced genomic scaffold, dImpGla2.1, whole genome shotgun sequence:
- the LOC124918067 gene encoding protein translocase subunit SecA-like, with protein MPTHRFIFSLLRRNGHHLQSRDRWISSTAHLDNSWMNTIKGVFTGQKDTDSSQTTANESFTLLRFAEELSKARKVGSFKNYIVGRSSAATFADAFEKQEAIIRFLGGFDPTGENILPTQKQEAAKRCNCTIVEVENTLAKFTWAKEAQRKIEKMKEEGKPLPTSLTEVQKLMGSTPMDLARSSMAKSGQISRNALCPCGSKKRYKRCCAKDEENRKV; from the exons ATGCCCACTCACCGATTTATCTTCTCCTTGCTTCGCCGTAATGGCCACCATTTACAGTCACGGGATCGTTGGATCTCCTCCACCGCCCATCTCGACAACTCGTGGATGAACACGATTAAAGGGGTCTTCACCGGTCAAAAGGACACAGATTCTTCACAGACCACAGCAAATGAATCATTCACTCTCCTAC GCTTTGCTGAGGAATTGAGCAAAGCAAGAAAGGTTGGTTCTTTCAAGAATTACATAGTTGGGAGAAGCAGTGCAGCTACTTTTGCCGATGCATTCGAAAAGCAGGAGGCCATTATTCGATTCCTTGGAGGTTTTGACCCAACTGGAGAG AATATTCTACCTACTCAAAAGCAAGAAGCGGCAAAACGCTGTAATTGTACTATAGTTGAGGTGGAGAATACATTAGCCAAATTTACATGGGCTAAGGAAGCACAAAGGAAAATTGAAAAGATGAAAGAAGAAGGGAAACCCTTGCCAACTAGCTTGACTGAG GTTCAAAAGCTAATGGGCTCCACACCAATGGATCTTGCAAGGTCAAGCATGGCTAAGAGTGGGCAGATAAGTAGGAATGCGTTATGCCCATGTGGCTCCAAGAAAAGATATAAAAG GTGTTGTGCTAAagatgaagagaatagaaaggtTTAG